The genomic window GGGACTAAAGTAAAAGGTGATTTCTTTAACGAGGTGAGGAATGTACTTGAGAATCTCTACCAGCGAAATTGAGTGATCAGCAACGATGTCAAATATGCGTAAGCGATCGCTTTCTTGCTCCATCACGACTAATGCATCCAGATCTTCAGCATAATACAGCGATCGGCTAGCTTCGTTAACAAAAAACACGGCTTTCTCAGAGAAAACTCCCACCACATTGGAAACTGGAATGCGCGTATCGAGTAAGCGGTGCAGTAGAGCACGGTCATTCTCATGTTCTAGGTTCAGTACACGGAAGCTATCTTTTCGAGATGATTCTTTACACGCCACTGTGAACATAGATTCTAATGCTATTCGGAAGTTAAAGGGGTAATATAGCTCTGGTTGAGAAGTGGTTAGAACTACCGTTTTGTACCGAGTATCACAATACTCTAGCGCAGCTTCCATGCAGTCCCGATAATGTCCCTGGCGACGAAACTGGGGATGGGTTGCGACTGCGTGGATACCTCCTGCGCGCACCGATTGTCCCATTATCCATAGCGGCAGTTCCAGAACTCCGACATGGGCGATCGCCTTCCCTTCTGCAAATTTCATAAAGGGAACTGATGCCGCCTCCCAGGATGCGCCTAGCTCTCGTCCTATACTGGCAAATTTTTGTAGTTCAATTTCTGGAAAGACGATATCTAGCAAGTCGAAGAGGCGATCGCTCAGACTCTGATCTGCGACGAAAGATCGTTGTAAACTTTGGATCATTTTATTTCACCACATAGGTTCTACTTCAGACATGGCAATCTCTGCTTTCAGTCAGGTTGAAAATCTGAATTAACACTTCTGGACTAAGAGCGACTTCAAGAACTAAAGAGAAATTGCGATAGATGGAGTGGCATCGATCGCTTGTGGACGAGTTGTCCACTGGCAAAGTACTCCAGTTCATCGGCGGTTGACTGCCTTCCTAGCGCCTCGTTGCGCTGAGGATGGCGACCAAAACGAGCAACTACGTCCTGATGCCCACGGGCTTGTGTCGCAGAAAATTCTAGCAGAGCCCGATACTCTTGAGGTGTCTCTTGCGCCAGATCATCTGCTAGCTTAACCGCTAGTTCTAGGTTGGTAAGATCTTCAGAATGTCCTAGAGGCAGCAAGAAGAAGGTCTTCTCCCAAGGAGTTTTGAGATCTGTATAGTGACCTATCTTAATCCCCTCGATCGCCAGTGCACAAGCTTTTGAGTCCTGTGCGAAGGCTTGTGCTGTTCCCTTATAAATCGATCGGGAAAACTGGTCGAGGACGATAATTAGCGCCAGCCGCGATCGGGGTTCACTAGACCAAATGCCAAAATCACCCCGCGCAGCTTGTTCATAAAGGAGTAAAAAATGCTCGTTGATAGCCGCATCTGCACCTCCGCGAAACCACCAGTCCCACCGCCGAACCATTGCTGCTTGATTACCGCTAGGTTGAGTCGGGAACCAGAACTGAAGCACATCTTCAGATCGATCGCCTTCAGATCGATAGTCTTCAGATCGATCGCCTACTTTCTCAATAGGTCGAAATTTTATCGGGTTTGAATCAGGGCTTGAATTAGTAGTTGTCATAATACGTTCTCCTACCTCAGAGGTTGTCTGAGAAGTCTAGGTTGCTATCCAATCCGCCCCCTAAATCCCCCATTTTGGGGGACTTTGAAGAAGGAGTGCTCGGAAGTCCCCCAAAATGGGGGATTTAGGGGGCGAGTGTAAGAATCTTTGATACTTCCCAGACATCCTGTTAAACCTCAGCGGTTTGAAGTTCATGATGAGGGGAGGGAGCAGCATTTAGAATTGCCTTGAGGTTTTCTGGATTCATTGTCATCAGATAAGGCTCCATTAGGCTAGGCGGTAACAACTCTAACAGAACTTCATTTTCGAGCCAGAATTCAATCAGTTCAAAAAAGTCTCCTCGTTGGCAGCGAACAGCACGCCAGCCCTCTCGATTGGCGATCGCATAGATTTCTGTCTCACTGATTGGCACTGCAATGTTGACGTGCGTAGCAGTGTAAACCTCAGCGTCAAGAATAGGTTCAGAGAATAAAACAGGCTCATCGTCTAAACCTGGTTTGAGTACCGTACCCTTAGGCAAAAACTCAAGGGCAGTGCCGCAGGAATCCAGGGCAAGTGCGACGTAACTACCCGAATGATTAGGGAATGGAAACGCCCGTCCCTGCCATAATTCCGCAACGACCTCAGCAGCATGAAGGGGATTGTTAACAGCTAGTGTAATGTGGTGGATCATGTGGAAAATTCCTCCAAAAGTATCGTTCTGAATATCTTTAAGTTAATGGATAAAATCTGGTTCGTCTGTTGGAAAAAGTCGTGTCAAATGCTAGGGAAAATCATGTTTTGCTCAAACATTGTGCTGAAATCAAAAGCTGATGAGATCCCCCTGGTAAGAGCAATAGTATTATTGACATCAAACGCAATGCTCAAGGTTTCATCTACGACGACTAGAACTGATTCTTGCTGGAATTCCTGTTTGTAAGCGTCGATGATTTGGTTGATCGATCGCTCATTTGCTTGCGTGTCTTCAAGAATGAGAGAAACCACATTGCTGGGTTCCCGAATCAGTTGATCTGAACTGTTCAAAAACTGTCCATCTGCATTGTAAACTGTTAAGCCATCCGGGAAACGAGGCGTGACTTCGTTGCGAAGGAACTGGCGAAACTGGCGATCGCTGACCTGTCCTGTTGTGCCAATATTGCGTCCATAATAGAGATCAACCTGAATCAGTTCAGGCGTTGAATCATTATCGATTAAATCTTCCCCCTGCCCAAACCCTACACTAACCGCTTCATTGACGACTTGTAAAACCGAGTCTTGCTGAAACTGATCTTCATAAACATCAATAATTTCGTAGAGTGACTGCTCGTTCTGTTCGGTGTCTTCGAGAATTAATGAAACGACCTGAATAGGTTCTCGTATCAAACGATTTGAGTGAGTTGGAGACGACTCTGTGGCATCATAAACCGTTAAGCCATCAGGAAATCGGGGTGTTACCACATCCTCAAGAAATTGACGGAATTGGCGATCGCTGACCCGTCCTGTTGTGCCAATATTCCGCCCAAAGTATAAATCAACCTGAATCAATTCAGGTGTAGAGTCATTCTCGATCAAATCCTCACCCCGACCTAAACCAACAGCAATATCTTCATTCTCTACCTGCAAAACTGATTCTTGCTGGAACTGCTCTTTGTATGCGGCAATAATGTCGTTGATCGCTTGTTGATTGCTAATTGTATCTTCGTAAACTAATGAGATTACCTGACTAGGTTCTCGAATTAAGTCTCCATCACTGTCCAAAAATTGTCCTTTTGCGTCATATACTATCACCCCAGTCGAGAACCGAGGTGCAACGACATCCCTAAGAAATTGCTGAAATTGTTGTTTTGTAACCCTCCCTGTCGTTCCGATATTGCGTCCAAAGTATAAATCTTGTTGAATCAGCATCGGATCCGATTCAGCGACAGGTAGCGTGGGATAAAACTGCATTAAACTACTCAGGGCAGTGGTCTGAAGTACACTTGTCATAATTTTTTCCTTGAAAGGTGGAATTAAGCAATCTAGTTAAGATAGGAAGGCTGACTGACATCGCTGAGTTGGGGTATGAAAATCCGGTTCTCCTTGCCCTGTTAAGAAAAGGCTAGGGGCTAGGTTGAGTCGGCAATGCAAATAAGATAGATTTCTGTCCAACCCCTCTTTTTTTTCTAAGAGGATATCTGAGAAGTATCAAAGATTCTTACACTCGCCCCCCAACCCCCGATTTTGGGGGACTTCCAAGCCACTTCTTCTTCAAAGTCCCCCAAATGGGGGATTTAGGGGGCGGATTAGATAGCAAACCTAGACTTCTCAGACAACCTCTAAAGCAAAGGGGCTTTGAGCAGATTCGTACTCCTGCTCAACAAAGTCAACTGATATTACTTAGATCAGGTTTAGGAAGAGGATGTTTGAGAAGAGGATGGCTAAAAAATTTCTGAGACGGTGTCGTTAATGATTTGTCTGCCCAGATATTAATCAGCTAAATATTAATTATGGGCAGAACGCTAACGAAGCGGAGACTCTTTATACTTTTCAACCATCCTCAACTGCACTTTTCAAACATCCTCATATTTTCAAACATCTTCACATTCTCAATCCTCACACACCGCTAAGATAAACAGATTCAGGCATGATGTCTATTGGGAAAAGTCGGCAATACCATTGATTAATCTTCTGACTTTTTCCAACAGATTCTGACAGACAAACTTCGCTTTGGGGGTTATGTTCTGAAGAACAGTTTTAGCAGTAAGGCACTTATGTTTTTTACAGCCCGCCCTATAGCAGTAAAATTAGAGGCAGAAGGAAACCCTACCGATGTCTTAAACTCAATGACTCCGGATGAAGCCCTAATTGTTCTAGAAATCCTTCTTCAGCCGAAGTGCCTTAGTGACCTTCAGCAGACGGTATTTTGTCGGGCGTGGGTGGGATTGAGCTACGAAGAGATTTCTGAAGAACTTGCCTATGATCCGGGTTATATTCGAGATGTGGGATCGCAGCTTTGGTCAATGCTGTCTAAAGTTTTGGGAGAGAAAGTAACTAAAAAAAATGTGCACGTTGCTTTAAGACGTTACCAACGAGAGCAGGAATCACAGCAGACGATCGCGCGTGGAGATAGACTAGCGATCGCTTTCTTAGACGACCTTCCAGAGGCTTCACCCTTTCGGCTAGAGTTCCCTAGTGGGGTAGTGGCATTAAACTCACCTTTTTATGTAGAGCGTTCGCCGATTGAAGCACAGACCCTTCGCGAAATCCATAAACCGGGTAGTCTGGTTCGCATCAAAGCCCCCCGACAAATGGGTAAATCTTCCTTTATGCACCGGATTCTGGCACACGCAAAGCAAAGCGGATTACAGACTGCAACGCTAAATTTGCAAAGAGCGGATAGTAGTGTATTAGGCTCTTTAGATAAGTTTTTGCGCTGGATCTGTGCCAATATTGCCCAGCAGCTTGATTTGGCTCCTATTTTAGATGACTACTGGAATTTGGAAATGGGCAGTAAGATGAGTTGCACCCTCTACTTTCAGCGGTACTTGCTAGAGGCGATCGATACTGCTCTAGTTCTGGCTTTTGATGAAGTAAATCGATTGTTTGAGTATCCTGACTTAGCGCTGGATTTTTTACCCTTGTTACGCTCCTGGTATGAGGATGCATCAGAGTTTGCGATTTGGCAGAAATTGCGGCTGGTGGTGGTGCATTCGACCGAGGCATATATTCCGCTCAATATTAATCAGTCGCCTTTCAATGTCGGACTCCCTATTCGGCTGCCCGAATTTACGTTGGAGCAGGTGCAGGATTTAGCGTTGCGGCATGGGCTAAATTGGGCAAAGACGGCAGCAGGCGTACAAGATTTGCGATCGCTCTTAGAAATGATTGGCGGGCATCCCTATTTGGTCCGCTTGGCGCTGTATGCGCTACGGCAGCAGATGAGCCTGGAACAACTGTTGCAGGAAGCCCCAACTACGGCAGGAATTTATGGTGAACATTTACGGCATCATTTAAATCATTTGCATGAGCATCCTGAATTGGCGATCGCCCTTCAGCAAATTCTCTCTGCAACACCCGGACAGTTAGAAGCAATGACGCTCTATAAACTAGAAAGCCTGGGTTTGATTAAGTTTCAAGGCAACCAGGCAATCCTTAGTCGCGAGTTGTATCGCCTATATTTTCAGAACCAGCTTATTTAATGATTGAATCAAAAGTAAAGATCGAATCAGGGAAGAGAAATGTCTGAACTACCCCCGTTCTATGAATATCAAGTTGGCGGAACCCTCAAGAGCGATTCGCCAACCTATGTCGAACGGCAGGCAGATACAGACCTGTACCAGGCGCTACTCCGGGGAGAATTGTGTTCGGTTTTCAGTTCGCGACAAATGGGTAAATCGAGCTTGCGGCTGCGGGTAAAACGTCGTTTGCAAAAATTAGCTAGACCGTGTGTTTCAATAGATATGACCCGAATTGGTAGTAAAAATATTACGCCTGAGCAATGGTATTTAGGGCTGGTAGTAGATTTGGTGCGAGGGTTTGGGTTAGATTCATTTAACGCGGTTGCTTGGTGGCGTGAACGGCAGTATCTTTCGTTAATTCAACGCTTCAGTCAGTTCATTGAAACTGTGCTTTTGGTGCAGGTGCCAGGTGAACAGATTTTTATTTTCATTGACGAAATTGATAGTGTGCTGAGTCTTGATTTTTCAGTCGAAGACTTTTTTGCGCTGATTCGGTACTGCTATAACCAGCGGGTAGAAAACCCTAATTATCAGCGTTTAAATTGGGTCTTATTAGGAGTAGCGACTCCTTCAACTTTAATACAAAATCCATTCCTAACTCCTTTTAATGTAGGGCGAATTATTGCCTTGCAGGGATTTCAACTGGCGGAAGTGCAACCGTTGATTGATGGGTTAGAAGGTAAAGTTAGCCATCCCCAAACGGTGTTACAAGAAATTTTAGATTGGACAGGGGGGCAGCCTTTTTTGACCCAAAAGCTTTGTCGTTTAGTAGCAGAGCGACAGGGGTTAGAGCAGGCGAGATCGCAGCAAGGACAAGGAACTCAGGAGTCGATCGACTGTCGCCTCGATCAACAATTGCCGATCGCCAACCCTCATTTAATTCAGTTTTTTTATGACTTATCTACAGTTGCGATCGAGAAACTGGTGCGATCGCACATCCTTGAAAATTGGGAGGCGCAAGATGAACCTGAGCATTTACGAACAATTCGCGATCGCTTACTTAAAAATAGCCATCGGCAAGAATTATTAGAACTTTGTCTCAGAATAGTGCAAGGCGAGAAAATTCCAACCCACGACTCTAGTGTTCAGCGCGAGCTATTCCTATCTGGGTTAATTATTCCTAACCAAGGACAACTTCAAGTTGCTAATCGGATTTATCAAGAAGTGTTTCATCCAGACTACATCAAACAATACCTTCTGGTTCCTGAATCTGTTTCATCCACCGGTTCTTCTCTCCATTCAAGCTTTACTCTGAGTCACGAACTCCGCACTCCTCTCAATGCCATCTTGGGCTTTACCCAACGGATGCTGCGCGATCCTGCTCTAACCCCTACTCAACAAGAATCTCTCGCTATCATTAACCAGAGTGGCGAACAACTCCTCCTCCTAATTAACCGTCTTCTCCTACCAGAGTCCCCTGCTCCAGCCTCTCTGCCTCCAGAACTTCCTCTCCTGACCTCTCCCATGGATGCGCTGATGCAGATGCCACCTGAGTGGATTAATCAACTGCATCAAGCGGCTCTTCGTACCGATGAATTCCAAATTTTAAAACTGATTGAGCAAGTTCCGTCTAGTCAGCAGCCCATGGCGATCGCGCTAACTGATTGGATCAAGAATTTTCGCTGCGACAAGATTTTGGATTTAACTTCTCCCTACTTCTAACTGCCTGCCCTATAAATAAAAATGATAAAAAAGTCATGAAAACCCGTCTCTCTCGTCGCTTATTTCGAGCCCTTCGTCAATTCCCGATCGCCTTAGGGCTAATGCTATTCCTGTTGACAGCCCTCACTTGCTGTAACCTTTCGCGCTCTCCGTCTATTGAAGCGACAGCCCCTACCCCAGCGGGACTGCGCATTTATTGGCGACGAGGACTGTTTCCAGAAGAAGATCAGGCATTACAACAGGCGATCGCTGCCTGGGAGCGCCAAAGCTCGATCCCCGTCAAACTCTCATTGCTCAGCCCCGATGATGTCTTAAACCAAGCTGTTATTGCGCTCGAAAATGGCGATCCGCCTGATATTGTGTTCGCCCATCGTGCCGACTATACTCTGGAGCCTCGGTGGGCATTAGAGGATAAACTTGCTGATGTATCTGATGTAGTTGCAACGGTCAAAAATCAGTACAGTCAGTTGGCGCTAGATTCTGCCTACCTGTACAACAAAGCTGAGCAAAAGAAAAGCTTTTATGGAGTGCCCATTGAGATTCAGGCTTTGCATATTCACTATTGGCGCGATCATCTTGCCCAGTTGGGTTTGAGTGATGATAGTGTCCCTAACGATTGGGACGAGTTTTGGCAATTTTGGCAACAAGCTCAAACTCGGCTCCGTCAACTTGGAGAATCTAAAATTTACGGACTGGGATTAACGCTCTCCCCTGCATCCAGTGATTTATTTGTTTTATTTGAGCAAATTCTAGAGGCATACAACATTGAAGTATTAAATGCACAAGGACAGTTACGGCTGAACGAACCCCAAGTGCGTCAAGGAATTATCACAGCGATGAAATGGTTAACTCAGCTTTATCAAGATAAATACATACCGCCAGAGTCGTTAAATTGGGTTGATTCGGATAACAACGTTAACTTCTTAAATCACAACATGTTGATGACCGCAAATCCTAGTCTATCAATTCCTGTATCTCAACGGGATGATACCGATCTCTACTTTAAAAGAATTGCCACCCGTGAATTTCCTAAAAAACCTGACGGAGAACAAATGCGAACCTTGATTTCGGTCAAGCAAGCGCTAATCTTTAAGAATGCCAAAAACATCAAGGCTGCAAAAGCGTTTTTAACCTATTTTGTTGAACCCGATCGCCTCAACGCCTATCTAATTAACTCACGAGGACGCTCATTCCCAACCATGCCTAGTTCGCTTAAAGATTCCTTCTGGCAAAGCTCTGCCGACCCCCATATTTCCAAAGCCGTTAAGCAACTTCAAGGTCAAACCCGTCTCTTTTACCATATTCTTAATCCAGCCTATTCTCAGGTTCAGGAAGAGAGCGTCTGGGGGCAAGCTCTTCAACAGATCATCGTAAACGGTAGATCTCCTGAGGCTGCTGTGGATGAAGCGATCGCCCGCATCCAAAAAATATTTGATGAATGGCAAAACATCTCATAAATCTGTCTCTCATCAACCCTTTCAAAACTATGCAATTCTGGAAACGCAGCCTTATTGTTCAAATAGTCGGATACTTTTTAATTCTGTCTTTCGTAACAGTAAGCGCCATTTGCTGCGTTGCATTTCTCCAATCTCGGGCAGCCCTTAAAACCTCAATTATCAAACAACTTTATTTAACCGCTAACCTCAAAGAAGATGAACTCAATCGCTGGGTGGCAGACCAAGGCGAAGAAGTCAGAACCTTGATAAAAACGCCAGAAGTTCAAGCCTTTGCACCTCTGCTAATCCAGAGTGATCGACAAAATGAGTCAACCGCACAAACAGAAGCCTACCAGCGACTTTCAGGACTGTTAACGGCGATCGATAGCCAGCATTCTAGCCTTGACGAAATTCTGATTTTAACGAAAGGCAGCAAGGTAGTACTTTCTACCAAGAAATCTAATGAAGGCTCCTACGAACCGCTAGTTCAATATAGCTATCTGCCTAAAACTCAGGAGTTTCAGTTTTCCCCCAACTTCTACCCCGCCCCTACAACTGGCGAACCCCGCATGACATTTGCTACTCCCATTGAAGGTGCAACAGGTCAGCAAATAGGTATACTAGCCCTTCATCTTAATCTCAGCCGCATTGATGAAATTTTGCGTAAACGTCCAGGATTAGGAAAAACAGGCGAAACTTATTTAGTGGGTAACACTCTACCTAACCAAGGCGGCAACTTAAAAAGCTATAACATTTTCATTTCTAAAACTCCCTCTCACCAGCCTGCCGATCGCGATGTTTATAGCCAAGGGATTGCCCTAGCATCGCAGGGACTTGCGGGTAGCGGGGTTTATTGGAACTATCGCGGGGAAGAGGTGCTGGGGGTGTATCGCTGGTTAGAGAATCATGATCTAGCTCTGTTAGTCGAAATGACGACTCAGGAAGCCTTTGCGCCTGCGCGACAGCTTGCTCAAACCATTTTTACCACAGGATTAGGGTTGGTGGGTCTGTTGGCGATCGTTGTTTACTATGGCACCCAGCGGATTGCCCACCCCATTTTAGCAATCACTCAAACCGCAACGCAGGTCGCAGCAGGGAATTTAGCCTCCACGGCTCCAGTGCTCACTGAGAATGAAATCGGTATTTTGGCAAGAGCATTCAATCAAATGATTGAACAGCTGCGAATGCTTTATACACAGCTAGAGATAAAGGTTGAAGAACGAACTGAAGAACTCAGACAATCTCGACAATTTTTGGATAGCATTATCAATAGTTTACCGCTGGCACTATATGTTAAAGATGCAAGACAAAATTTTCGGTATGTCCTGGTGAGTCGAAACTCTGAACACATTTTAGGATTTTCGCCAGAAACGGCGATCGGGCGTAATGATCAGGAGCTAATTTCTTCTGAACAGGCTGCTTACCATCTGCAAGAAGATATTGCTACTTTGCAGCACAGCGGTTTAGTAGAACTACCGGAACACTGGATTGAGCGAGAACCTGGACATCGGATTATGGTGAGAGGCTGGAAGCTACCTTTGTTTGATGCACAAGGAAAACCTAGTCATATTTTGGGTATCTCTGAAGATGTGACCGATCGCAAACAGCAGGAACAAGCATTGCGTTTGTTTTTAGAAGGAACAGCGGCAAAAACAGGAGATGTTTTCTTTAATACTTGCGTATCTTATTTGGCTGAAATATTGCGGGTACGCTATGCGTTTGTCACTGAGTTTGTTGAGGATTCTGAGACTAGCGATCGCCACAGGGTTCACACCCTCGCATTTTGGCAAGGAGTTGCCCAAGGAGAAAACTTTGAGTACTCGATTCAAGACACACCTTGTGAGGCAGTGCTGAATGGAGAGCTATATTCTTGTCCTACCAATCTACTCACTTTATTTCCTCAACTACTGGATAAGATGGCGATCGCGGCTGTCAGCTATCTGGGTGTTCCTCTAACCCACTCATCAGGAAAAATCTTGGGACATCTAGCCGTTTTAGACGTAAAACCAATGGAGGAAGATCCGAGTCGAGAACTGATCTTGAAAATTTTCGCAGCCCGTACTGGGGCTGAGTTAGAGCGTAAGCAGGTAGAAGCCTCGCTGCTCTTAGCCAAAGATGCTGCTGAAGCGGCAAATCGTGCTAAGAGCGCTTTTTTGGCGAACATGAGTCACGAGCTACGAACGCCACTCAACACGATCTTGGGATTCTCTCAACTGATGGAAAGAGATGTCCTTCTGACCACTAGTCAGAAAGAGTTTTTAGCAACCATCAACCAAAGTGGAGAACACTTATTAAACTTAATTAATGACGTTTTAGAAATGTCTAAAATTGAGGCAGGTCGGATTGCCTTAAACCCAACGACGTTTGATCTGCGTTTCCTGCTCCATACGCTCAAGGAAATGTTTCAAGTTCGAGTTAAAGCTAAGAGTCTATCATTGGAGTTTAGATTAGCTAACAATTTGCCACACCATGTTTTAGCAGACGAGGGAAAACTTCGTCAGGTACTCATTAACTTATTAGAAAACGCAGTAAAATTTACCCAAATTGGACATATTCAGGTGCAGGTGACCACGACCTCGCCACACCTTACGCCCAGCCTTCCTAAACTTCGCTTTGAAGTTCATGATACGGGTTGTGGCATTGCCGCTGAAGATCTAGGACAATTATTTCAACCCTTTTCGCAGCCGTTCACTAGCTCTCAAATGGGTCAGGGCACGGGGTTGGGGTTGGCAATTAGTCGTCAGTTTGTGCGTTTAATGGGGGGAGATATGGGGGTTATGAGTCAAGTCAATGAGGGCACAACCTTCTGGTTTGATATTCCTGCTGTGTCTGCAAGTCCGTTAGAAATATCACCGATCTTGCCAGATAAACGAGTTTTACGAATTGCGCCCCATCAACCTAATTACCGGCTTTTGATAGTAGATGACCGACAAGAAAATCGGGAATTAATGGTGCGGTTATTAGACATGGTAGGCTTTGAAACGACTACAGCAGCGAATGGCGAAGAAGCGATCGCCCAGTGGCAAGCTTGGCAGCCCCACCTCATTTGGATGGACATGCGAATGCCTGTCATGGATGGCTACGAGGCAGCCAGACGCATTCGCGCCCAAGATCATACTCACACGACAAAAATTATTGCTCTGACTGCCAGCGCCTTTGAAGAACAACAAGTGAGTATCTTGGCAGCAGGCTGCGATGATTTAGTCTGCAAACCCTATAAAGAATCCCTTATTTTTGAAAAAATCACCCAGCATTTAGGGACTCAATATCTCTACGCTGAACCTCTAATGAACTTGCTACAAAATTCTATTGCTCCGAAGGATCTGACTTCAGACCTGTTGAGTATGATGCCGATAGAATGGATGGCTCAGATGTATCAAGCGGCACTCCGAACCGATGAACAGATGATCTTTAAGCTGATTCAACAAATTCCATCTTCTAATCAAGCGATCGCCGATGCCCTAATGGATCTGGTGCATAACTTTCGCTGTGACAAACTGATGGATTTAACCCAACCCTTCTTACCCACGAACTTTTCCAATGAACCGTAGCCCAGCCCAACCCCATCGGGGTAATATTTTGCTTGTAGATGATACGCCCAATAACCTTCGTCTTCTATCGGCAATGTTGACCGAGCAGGGATATGAGGTGCGTCGAGTGGTGAATGGTCAAATGGCACTGAAAACAGCCCAAGCGAACCCACCAGATTTGATGCTTTTGGATATTAAAATGCCAGACATGAATGGTTACGAAGTCTGCCAACGCTTAAAGGCAGATGTAGAAACACGAGATATTCCGGTGATTTTTATCAGTGCTTTAGATGAGGTGCTGGATAAGATGAAAGCCTTTGCGGTAGGCGGAGTAGATTAC from Timaviella obliquedivisa GSE-PSE-MK23-08B includes these protein-coding regions:
- a CDS encoding GNAT family N-acetyltransferase, yielding MIQSLQRSFVADQSLSDRLFDLLDIVFPEIELQKFASIGRELGASWEAASVPFMKFAEGKAIAHVGVLELPLWIMGQSVRAGGIHAVATHPQFRRQGHYRDCMEAALEYCDTRYKTVVLTTSQPELYYPFNFRIALESMFTVACKESSRKDSFRVLNLEHENDRALLHRLLDTRIPVSNVVGVFSEKAVFFVNEASRSLYYAEDLDALVVMEQESDRLRIFDIVADHSISLVEILKYIPHLVKEITFYFSPDRLEVEAQAIPHVLEDAYLMVRGSFTAEGQPFMLPRSARC
- a CDS encoding DUF924 domain-containing protein; amino-acid sequence: MTTTNSSPDSNPIKFRPIEKVGDRSEDYRSEGDRSEDVLQFWFPTQPSGNQAAMVRRWDWWFRGGADAAINEHFLLLYEQAARGDFGIWSSEPRSRLALIIVLDQFSRSIYKGTAQAFAQDSKACALAIEGIKIGHYTDLKTPWEKTFFLLPLGHSEDLTNLELAVKLADDLAQETPQEYRALLEFSATQARGHQDVVARFGRHPQRNEALGRQSTADELEYFASGQLVHKRSMPLHLSQFLFSS
- a CDS encoding DUF3574 domain-containing protein; protein product: MTSVLQTTALSSLMQFYPTLPVAESDPMLIQQDLYFGRNIGTTGRVTKQQFQQFLRDVVAPRFSTGVIVYDAKGQFLDSDGDLIREPSQVISLVYEDTISNQQAINDIIAAYKEQFQQESVLQVENEDIAVGLGRGEDLIENDSTPELIQVDLYFGRNIGTTGRVSDRQFRQFLEDVVTPRFPDGLTVYDATESSPTHSNRLIREPIQVVSLILEDTEQNEQSLYEIIDVYEDQFQQDSVLQVVNEAVSVGFGQGEDLIDNDSTPELIQVDLYYGRNIGTTGQVSDRQFRQFLRNEVTPRFPDGLTVYNADGQFLNSSDQLIREPSNVVSLILEDTQANERSINQIIDAYKQEFQQESVLVVVDETLSIAFDVNNTIALTRGISSAFDFSTMFEQNMIFPSI
- a CDS encoding AAA-like domain-containing protein, whose protein sequence is MTPDEALIVLEILLQPKCLSDLQQTVFCRAWVGLSYEEISEELAYDPGYIRDVGSQLWSMLSKVLGEKVTKKNVHVALRRYQREQESQQTIARGDRLAIAFLDDLPEASPFRLEFPSGVVALNSPFYVERSPIEAQTLREIHKPGSLVRIKAPRQMGKSSFMHRILAHAKQSGLQTATLNLQRADSSVLGSLDKFLRWICANIAQQLDLAPILDDYWNLEMGSKMSCTLYFQRYLLEAIDTALVLAFDEVNRLFEYPDLALDFLPLLRSWYEDASEFAIWQKLRLVVVHSTEAYIPLNINQSPFNVGLPIRLPEFTLEQVQDLALRHGLNWAKTAAGVQDLRSLLEMIGGHPYLVRLALYALRQQMSLEQLLQEAPTTAGIYGEHLRHHLNHLHEHPELAIALQQILSATPGQLEAMTLYKLESLGLIKFQGNQAILSRELYRLYFQNQLI
- a CDS encoding ABC transporter substrate-binding protein, yielding MKTRLSRRLFRALRQFPIALGLMLFLLTALTCCNLSRSPSIEATAPTPAGLRIYWRRGLFPEEDQALQQAIAAWERQSSIPVKLSLLSPDDVLNQAVIALENGDPPDIVFAHRADYTLEPRWALEDKLADVSDVVATVKNQYSQLALDSAYLYNKAEQKKSFYGVPIEIQALHIHYWRDHLAQLGLSDDSVPNDWDEFWQFWQQAQTRLRQLGESKIYGLGLTLSPASSDLFVLFEQILEAYNIEVLNAQGQLRLNEPQVRQGIITAMKWLTQLYQDKYIPPESLNWVDSDNNVNFLNHNMLMTANPSLSIPVSQRDDTDLYFKRIATREFPKKPDGEQMRTLISVKQALIFKNAKNIKAAKAFLTYFVEPDRLNAYLINSRGRSFPTMPSSLKDSFWQSSADPHISKAVKQLQGQTRLFYHILNPAYSQVQEESVWGQALQQIIVNGRSPEAAVDEAIARIQKIFDEWQNIS